A portion of the Sulfuricurvum kujiense DSM 16994 genome contains these proteins:
- a CDS encoding cation acetate symporter, with amino-acid sequence MKALFLALFSVAAFAGEALSGAVEKQPLNMSAIIMFLIFVGATLGITYWAAKRTKTAKDFYTAGGGITGFQNGMAIAGDYMSAASFLGISALVYAKGYDGLIYSIGFLVGWPIILFMVAEQLRNLGKYTFADVASYRLRQTPIRTLAAFGSILTVVLYLIAQMVGAGKLIQLLFGLDYEIAVILVGVLMILYVTFGGMLATTWVQIIKAFLLLSGATFMAVAVMAHYNFNFESLFATAVSMKDQSIMAPGKLVSDPISAISLGIALMFGTAGLPHILMRFFTVSDAKEARKSVFYATGFIGYFYILTFIIGFGAIVMVFQNPQYLDLAKQAVDGGAPILGGDNMAAIHLSHAVGGDFFLGFMSAVAFATILAVVSGLTLAGASAISHDLYASVLRAGRADGMMEMKVSKISTVVLGIVAIYLGIAFEDQNIAFMVGLAFAIAASANFPILFLSMFWSKLTTRGALLGGSLGLLTAGVLVVLGPTVWVDVLKNAEAIFPYKYPALFSVSAAFIGIWFFSITDKSENSEKEKEAYEAQYIRSQTGIGAEGAVEH; translated from the coding sequence ATGAAAGCGTTATTCTTAGCTCTTTTCTCCGTCGCTGCGTTTGCCGGTGAGGCACTCAGCGGTGCGGTAGAGAAACAACCGCTTAATATGTCGGCTATTATCATGTTCTTGATCTTCGTTGGGGCAACTCTCGGGATCACCTATTGGGCGGCAAAACGCACCAAAACGGCAAAAGATTTCTATACAGCCGGCGGCGGAATCACAGGATTCCAAAACGGTATGGCGATCGCGGGTGACTATATGTCAGCAGCATCATTCCTCGGGATTTCTGCTCTTGTTTATGCAAAAGGGTATGACGGTTTGATCTACTCTATCGGATTCTTGGTCGGTTGGCCGATTATCTTGTTTATGGTAGCTGAACAGCTTCGTAACCTCGGTAAATATACGTTTGCGGACGTTGCGTCGTATCGTTTGCGTCAAACGCCTATCCGCACATTGGCGGCATTCGGGTCTATTTTGACGGTTGTTTTGTATTTGATCGCTCAAATGGTAGGGGCTGGAAAATTGATTCAGCTTCTTTTCGGTTTGGATTATGAGATCGCGGTTATTTTGGTCGGTGTATTGATGATTCTCTACGTAACATTCGGTGGGATGCTTGCGACAACGTGGGTTCAAATCATCAAAGCATTCTTGTTGCTCTCGGGTGCGACATTTATGGCGGTTGCGGTTATGGCACACTATAACTTTAACTTCGAATCGTTGTTTGCAACGGCTGTAAGTATGAAAGATCAGTCCATTATGGCTCCGGGTAAATTGGTCAGCGATCCGATCTCGGCAATTTCACTCGGTATTGCATTGATGTTCGGTACGGCGGGTCTTCCGCATATTCTTATGCGCTTTTTCACCGTCAGCGATGCGAAAGAGGCACGCAAATCGGTTTTCTATGCGACAGGATTTATCGGGTACTTCTATATCTTGACGTTCATTATCGGTTTCGGTGCGATCGTTATGGTTTTCCAAAACCCGCAATATCTTGACCTTGCGAAACAAGCGGTAGACGGCGGTGCTCCGATTCTCGGCGGCGACAATATGGCGGCAATTCACTTGAGCCATGCGGTGGGTGGAGACTTCTTCCTCGGATTTATGTCTGCGGTAGCGTTTGCAACCATCCTTGCGGTTGTATCGGGTCTTACCTTGGCGGGTGCTTCGGCTATTTCACATGACTTGTATGCGAGTGTTCTTCGTGCAGGACGTGCGGACGGGATGATGGAGATGAAAGTTTCTAAAATCTCTACGGTTGTTTTGGGTATCGTTGCGATCTATCTCGGTATTGCATTTGAAGATCAAAACATCGCGTTCATGGTCGGATTGGCGTTTGCAATCGCTGCGAGTGCGAACTTCCCGATCTTGTTCCTTTCAATGTTCTGGTCAAAACTCACGACTCGCGGTGCATTGCTCGGCGGATCATTGGGTCTTTTGACAGCCGGAGTACTGGTAGTTCTCGGACCGACCGTATGGGTAGACGTATTGAAAAACGCGGAAGCGATTTTCCCTTACAAATATCCGGCTCTTTTCTCTGTGAGTGCGGCATTTATCGGAATCTGGTTCTTCTCGATTACCGATAAGAGTGAAAACTCTGAAAAAGAGAAAGAGGCGTATGAAGCGCAATACATCCGAAGCCAAACCGGTATCGGTGCTGAAGGTGCTGTTGAGCATTGA
- a CDS encoding DUF485 domain-containing protein, translating to MKQEMVDRIKNDPDFIHLVKTRSKFAWTLTIVMLVIYFGFVLTIAFDPSILGTPLSAGSVTTVGIPVGVGVIVIAFVLTGIYVRRANGEFDELTARIKNKAKGE from the coding sequence ATGAAACAAGAGATGGTTGATCGTATTAAGAACGATCCTGATTTTATTCATCTTGTCAAAACACGCAGTAAATTTGCATGGACATTAACGATCGTTATGTTGGTTATTTACTTCGGATTCGTTTTGACAATCGCATTTGACCCGTCGATCTTGGGGACTCCGTTGTCTGCCGGATCGGTTACTACCGTCGGAATTCCGGTCGGTGTCGGCGTTATCGTCATCGCATTCGTATTGACGGGGATTTATGTCCGTCGCGCAAACGGTGAATTCGATGAATTGACCGCAAGAATCAAAAATAAAGCAAAGGGAGAGTGA
- a CDS encoding OprD family outer membrane porin codes for MRGTVSLSLLASALVVNAFGADDVIGMFNEGKVSGQFREFSISREVDDTRPAANNDYTRKANTIGGYLKYETGAWNGLSLGAAVYGTIGVHLGNRSNVNDVDPTLLSKDNQNDFYLGEAYLQYKNGNTTFKAGRQKLDTPMVGSDDARMLPNLFEAYVLTNTDVKDTTLVAAHVTKFAQGTFGRAYTSGILSATSGYSLVDARGQTGDFTNMGEYAIGEKTDGVSVAAAIYSGIPGLKLQLWDYYAHDILNAVYAEANYGFSMGNGVAPYVAAQWINERDVGSNNVAALNKVESDFVAGKIGVKVANFDVYAAVSHNSKDSASDNGTHGGTISPWGGMPAYTQGMVTRHQFMAGTDAWKAAASYDWKNFGVKLNTSVYYAEFDMDKLNGYAANHAWTAKEKGFDVIFNPETIKNLQLRLRANYTDDFYDVTTGSVSWDEYRFILNYNF; via the coding sequence ATGAGAGGTACAGTATCTCTATCGCTTTTAGCGTCGGCTTTGGTAGTCAACGCTTTTGGAGCGGATGATGTAATCGGAATGTTTAATGAGGGAAAAGTAAGCGGACAATTCCGTGAATTTTCAATCAGCAGAGAAGTAGACGATACCCGTCCGGCTGCAAACAACGATTATACGCGTAAAGCAAATACGATCGGCGGTTATCTTAAATACGAAACCGGCGCATGGAATGGCTTGAGCCTCGGTGCTGCCGTATACGGAACAATCGGTGTCCATTTGGGGAACCGCAGCAATGTAAACGACGTTGACCCGACGTTGCTAAGCAAAGACAACCAAAACGATTTTTACTTAGGCGAAGCGTATCTCCAATACAAAAACGGGAATACTACCTTTAAAGCGGGACGCCAAAAACTTGATACTCCGATGGTGGGCAGCGATGATGCACGTATGCTTCCGAACCTTTTTGAAGCGTATGTATTGACCAATACGGATGTCAAAGATACGACATTGGTTGCGGCTCATGTAACTAAATTTGCGCAAGGTACGTTCGGACGTGCTTACACAAGCGGAATTCTCAGTGCGACTTCCGGATACTCTTTGGTTGATGCTCGCGGACAAACCGGTGATTTTACCAATATGGGTGAATACGCTATCGGCGAAAAAACAGACGGTGTAAGTGTTGCCGCAGCGATCTACAGCGGTATCCCGGGGCTTAAACTCCAACTTTGGGACTATTACGCGCACGATATCTTGAACGCTGTATATGCCGAAGCAAATTACGGTTTTTCTATGGGTAACGGTGTAGCACCGTACGTAGCGGCACAATGGATCAACGAAAGAGATGTCGGTTCCAATAACGTAGCGGCACTTAATAAAGTTGAAAGTGATTTCGTTGCGGGAAAAATAGGGGTAAAAGTAGCAAACTTCGATGTTTACGCTGCTGTCTCACATAACAGTAAAGACTCTGCTTCTGATAACGGGACACACGGCGGAACTATTTCTCCATGGGGCGGAATGCCGGCATATACTCAAGGAATGGTAACGCGTCATCAGTTTATGGCGGGAACCGATGCTTGGAAAGCGGCAGCGAGCTATGACTGGAAAAATTTCGGAGTTAAATTGAATACAAGTGTTTACTACGCTGAATTTGATATGGACAAATTAAACGGTTATGCGGCAAACCATGCATGGACGGCGAAAGAAAAAGGGTTTGATGTCATTTTCAATCCGGAAACCATTAAAAATCTTCAGCTTCGCCTCCGTGCAAACTATACAGACGATTTTTATGATGTTACAACCGGTTCAGTTAGCTGGGACGAATATCGTTTCATCCTCAACTACAACTTTTAA
- a CDS encoding response regulator transcription factor, giving the protein MKILLLEDEQMLSEAIHEYLLSLGHRVELFFDGAEALDALKKETFDLLILDINVPGIDGLDLLEQLHALKIRPPAIYISALVDIEGISRAYDLGCYDYLKKPFHLKELALRIDKVMQSCAIPQNHLRLSKSYGYDASTSTLMCDNVTQTLTKRQLQIIDLLARNRGRVVDFDQFRAYVWDEEYVDNATIRAEVSRFKKSLKEDFIQNIRALGYMIDIPRTQ; this is encoded by the coding sequence GTGAAAATACTTCTGCTTGAAGACGAACAGATGCTCAGCGAAGCGATACATGAATATCTGTTGTCGCTGGGTCATCGTGTCGAGCTGTTTTTTGACGGTGCAGAAGCATTGGATGCGCTGAAAAAAGAGACGTTCGATCTGCTGATACTTGATATTAACGTTCCTGGTATCGACGGATTGGATTTACTTGAACAGCTGCATGCACTAAAAATACGTCCTCCAGCCATCTATATCAGTGCATTGGTCGATATCGAAGGGATCAGTCGAGCGTATGACCTAGGGTGCTACGATTATCTTAAAAAACCGTTTCATCTTAAAGAGCTCGCACTCCGTATCGATAAAGTGATGCAAAGCTGTGCTATTCCCCAAAATCATCTCCGTCTTTCAAAAAGTTACGGTTACGACGCATCGACATCGACCTTGATGTGTGATAACGTAACACAAACCCTTACTAAGCGGCAGCTTCAGATTATTGATCTTTTAGCGCGCAATCGAGGCAGAGTGGTCGATTTCGACCAGTTTCGTGCCTATGTATGGGACGAAGAATACGTAGATAACGCGACTATACGGGCTGAAGTGAGCCGATTTAAAAAATCTCTCAAAGAAGATTTCATCCAAAATATCCGCGCATTAGGTTACATGATCGATATTCCACGTACTCAGTAA